The Sciurus carolinensis chromosome 5, mSciCar1.2, whole genome shotgun sequence genome segment GAGGAGCCAGTGGAGACTGAGACCTGCCTTCCACTTCTAGCCTGGGGTAGATacaggggagtgagggagggtaTTTTTGTGGTTAAGTTGTTGCTGGGGGTGGTCATCGGTGAAGGGTCTTTGTGGTGTCACCTTCATAAGGAACCTGGTGTTTTTCAGGATTTCAGTCCTAgatgatttcctttcttttgaaatggAGTATTGTCTGGGGTTTCTTTGCATGACAATGGAGTCTGGGGTTTAGGTCAGACTGAGTCAGAGTTACCTTGAGGTGGCTGTGGTGATATGGTGGAGGATATGTTTCAGAATGGTGTTGCCTGTGTCAAGGTCTTCCTAAcaactagcaaaggagaaacaggggatTCCTATCCCAGAGTCTGTGATTCTGCCCAGCAGAGGTTTTTAAAGAGAGGATTCAAGGTTGGGGGTTGGAATccatttgttaatttgggagatttcTTGGATCTTCTGgcaccatccccaaagtctgaattactcaTTCCTGGGGTGGGTGGATGCTCAAGGACAGGGGACAGGGATGCTCTAGGATGAAGAAGAAGGGCAATTCTACTTCACCTGAGATTGGGGAGgaagagagatagagaaagagaaagaaaatgtccatttaaaaaataagtcacaggTCTGAGCCCGGGGCCGGGGCGGCGTCGCTGCCTTCAGGAGCGTGATGCCTTGAACTGGAAACTATTGAAGCGACACTTTCTGAATTCTAAAAGACATCATTTCATCATGGGACAGCAAATTTTGGATCAGACGCAGTGGGTTATTAACAAGTTACCAGAAAAAGTAGCAAAACATGTCACACTGGTTCGAGAAAGTAGCTCCTTAACTTATGAAGAATTTCTTGGGAGAGTAGCAGAACTAAATGATGTAACTGCTAAAGTGGCTTCTGGCCAGGAAAAACATCTTCTCTTTGAGGTACAACCTGGATCTGATTCTTCTGCCTTTTGGAAAGTGGTTGTTTGTGTGGTCTGTACCAAGATTAATAAAACCACTGGCATTGTGGAAGCATCACGGATCATGAATTTATACCAGTTTATTCAGCTTTATAAAGACATCACAAGTCAGGCAGCAGGAGTATTGGCTCAGAGCTCCACCTCTGAAGAAGCTGATGAAAACTCATCCTCTGTAACATCATGTCAGGCTAGTCTTTGGATGGGAAGGGTGAAGCAGCTGACCGACGAGGAGGAGTGCTGTATCTGTATGGATGGGCAAGCTGACCTGATCCTGCCTTGTGCTCACAGCTTTTGTCAGAAGTGTATTGATAAATGGAGTTATCCACACAGGAATTGCCCTATTTGTCGCCTGCAGATGACTGGAGCAAATGAATCTTGGGTGGTACCAGATACACACACTGAAGACAATATGGCTAACTATATTCTTAACATGGCTGATGAGGCAGGCCAGCCTCATAGGCCATGACCTTCTGTGGGGGGGAGATCTTCCTTTGCTATTGTGGGCTACAAATACAGTGTGGTCACTGAGGACAAATGAAGGGATATTGTGGcgcagatacagaaaaagcaattTTCCCACCTtcttatttttgctattgtgacaatatgtccattttttaaaataaacctccCATGTCTTCCATTTTGGTAAACTAAAATTTGCTACTATTGTAGATCATACTTCCCTATTATTTATCTGTTCTAATGTGTATTAGAACTAATTGCTCTTGAATCCTTTGCTGGCAGATAACAGCAATATTTCCATAGACTTTTTGACACTACAGTTTTTCAAGCCATGAGTTCTGGAATCTTTTTTGTTAGGTTTATATACTTTGAATGTTGAAAAGTTGTAGCCAtctgaaggaaattttaaaatgactaaaatgtagGCTACATCAAAGTGCATGTTACTACTTAAAACGTCTTTCTGCTGGAATCTAAGGAGTATTTATTATGCCCCCTTGTGGTGAATTATTGCTCCTATTGCTCCTTTTACAATTTTTACTTGAAATGTTCCACAATTATTTCATAACTTTATATAACTTCAATGTGTTTTGgaactatgtattttttaatttttactttaaaatcctttttctctttttctttttgccatgcAGTATTGTTTGGTTGAGGACTATAAAGTTGAGGCTTCAGGCCTTATAAATGAATTTCTGCTGGAAACCTTCTTAGCTGTTCT includes the following:
- the LOC124985881 gene encoding RING finger protein 141-like produces the protein MGQQILDQTQWVINKLPEKVAKHVTLVRESSSLTYEEFLGRVAELNDVTAKVASGQEKHLLFEVQPGSDSSAFWKVVVCVVCTKINKTTGIVEASRIMNLYQFIQLYKDITSQAAGVLAQSSTSEEADENSSSVTSCQASLWMGRVKQLTDEEECCICMDGQADLILPCAHSFCQKCIDKWSYPHRNCPICRLQMTGANESWVVPDTHTEDNMANYILNMADEAGQPHRP